In Jeotgalibaca arthritidis, a single genomic region encodes these proteins:
- a CDS encoding biotin transporter BioY — translation MKLNTRDLSKISLMAALSFIGSFISIPIGPVPVTLQTLFVLLTALLLNPQSAFFAQLLHLLLSVLVRGGQIFLSPSFGFLIAFIIVAPVISYLKKTGKVTADRYLVILATGLIYVIGTPYMAIILNVFLELGLSFSQLLISGVLLFLPGDGIKAVLAVVLANRLRKIIKH, via the coding sequence ATGAAACTAAATACTCGTGATTTATCAAAAATCAGTTTAATGGCAGCCTTAAGTTTTATTGGGAGCTTCATTAGCATTCCTATTGGTCCTGTTCCAGTGACTCTTCAGACCTTATTTGTTCTATTAACGGCACTATTGTTAAACCCACAAAGCGCTTTTTTTGCACAACTATTACATTTACTTTTATCTGTCCTAGTAAGAGGAGGGCAAATTTTTCTAAGTCCTAGTTTTGGTTTTTTAATTGCATTTATAATCGTGGCCCCTGTTATTTCTTACTTAAAAAAGACTGGGAAAGTGACGGCTGATCGTTATTTAGTTATACTAGCTACCGGGCTTATTTACGTCATCGGAACACCATATATGGCAATTATATTGAATGTCTTCTTAGAGCTTGGTTTATCTTTTAGCCAATTATTAATAAGCGGTGTGTTATTGTTTTTACCGGGAGATGGCATAAAGGCTGTATTAGCGGTAGTTTTAGCCAATCGATTAAGAAAAATTATCAAACATTAG
- a CDS encoding biotin--[acetyl-CoA-carboxylase] ligase: MSTKDKVLALLEHNKEKIYSGQLIATQLGVSRTSVWKAIQSLRAEGYLIESGTNNGYRLSSQSDVLNQEQIQSKLDHDVTVIAYASIDSTNSEAKRLLETQLSGNFLVVSDEQTAGRGRHGRFFHSPEKTGLYMSLALQHISSEVDAALLTTAAAVAVCQSIEEMTSLSPKIKWVNDIFLNGRKICGILTEGIMNFETQSVESIILGIGINISVDREQLPDDLKNKVGGLSNHSSGTINRNDLTVSIINNFLAIYQNINSRTFLEDYRKRCFVLGKTITFKQKQEQVRAVAEEIDNDGGLVVRLEDGSHKILSYGEISIQMREGEGFYETKYS, encoded by the coding sequence ATGTCAACGAAAGATAAAGTACTAGCATTACTTGAACATAATAAAGAAAAAATCTATTCCGGACAGCTGATTGCAACACAGCTAGGTGTGAGTCGGACGTCAGTTTGGAAGGCGATCCAAAGTTTGCGAGCGGAAGGCTACCTAATAGAGTCTGGAACCAACAACGGTTATCGACTATCTTCTCAATCAGATGTATTAAACCAAGAGCAGATTCAATCGAAACTAGACCATGATGTGACCGTTATAGCATATGCTAGTATTGATTCTACTAATTCAGAAGCTAAGCGATTGTTAGAGACCCAACTTAGTGGTAATTTTTTAGTCGTTAGTGATGAACAAACAGCTGGGCGAGGGAGACACGGACGCTTTTTTCATTCTCCTGAAAAAACAGGCTTATATATGAGTCTTGCCCTCCAGCATATTTCTTCAGAAGTTGATGCGGCACTGCTGACGACAGCTGCTGCAGTAGCAGTTTGTCAGTCTATTGAGGAGATGACCTCGTTAAGCCCTAAAATTAAGTGGGTTAATGATATTTTCCTAAATGGACGAAAAATTTGCGGTATTTTAACGGAAGGGATAATGAATTTCGAAACTCAGTCAGTTGAGTCCATTATTTTAGGTATTGGCATTAATATTTCAGTGGATAGAGAGCAATTACCTGATGACTTAAAAAATAAAGTTGGTGGATTAAGCAATCACTCAAGTGGCACAATTAATCGTAATGATTTGACTGTCAGCATCATTAATAACTTCTTAGCGATTTATCAGAACATTAATAGCAGAACTTTTTTAGAGGACTATCGGAAAAGGTGCTTTGTTTTAGGCAAAACAATTACGTTTAAGCAAAAACAAGAACAAGTTAGAGCGGTTGCGGAAGAGATAGACAATGATGGTGGATTAGTTGTTCGCCTAGAAGATGGTAGTCATAAGATATTATCATATGGAGAAATTAGCATTCAAATGCGAGAAGGAGAAGGATTTTATGAAACTAAATACTCGTGA
- a CDS encoding 3D domain-containing protein produces the protein MTIKRKLFVAGASIAFSGILAFANPTEASAATWTARSVEEIKQDIQEDENGSNYMVTWGDTLSAIAAATEISLDTLVEVNNISNADMIIVGNKISLSSDKAIVTVGEGEETRSYDVSHEEEIVEVETPVVETVVETPVVEEVVVEETAPATSEGYTITVEATAYSTNQPSLSDYTYTGINLRQTPNVIAVDPSVIPLGSTVVIPGYGTFIAGDTGSAIVGNRIDVHITDLNAAWAFGRQTMTITVLP, from the coding sequence ATGACAATCAAAAGAAAATTATTCGTAGCAGGTGCTTCAATTGCTTTTTCAGGTATTTTAGCATTCGCAAACCCAACTGAAGCAAGTGCAGCTACTTGGACAGCACGTTCAGTTGAGGAGATCAAACAAGATATTCAAGAAGATGAAAATGGTAGCAACTACATGGTAACATGGGGCGATACTTTATCAGCTATCGCAGCAGCAACAGAAATTTCATTAGATACACTAGTAGAAGTAAATAACATTTCAAATGCGGATATGATCATTGTAGGAAACAAAATTTCTCTGTCATCTGACAAAGCAATTGTAACGGTTGGAGAAGGTGAAGAAACACGTTCATACGATGTTAGCCATGAGGAAGAAATTGTAGAAGTAGAAACGCCAGTTGTAGAAACTGTCGTAGAAACACCAGTTGTTGAAGAAGTAGTCGTTGAAGAAACAGCACCTGCAACTTCAGAAGGTTATACAATAACTGTTGAAGCAACAGCTTACTCAACAAACCAACCATCATTAAGTGACTACACTTATACTGGCATTAACTTACGTCAAACACCAAACGTTATTGCGGTTGACCCAAGTGTTATTCCATTAGGTTCAACAGTAGTTATTCCAGGATATGGCACATTTATTGCTGGAGATACTGGTTCAGCAATCGTTGGAAACAGAATTGATGTTCATATTACTGATTTAAATGCTGCTTGGGCATTTGGTCGCCAAACAATGACAATCACAGTTTTACCTTAA
- a CDS encoding heavy-metal-associated domain-containing protein encodes MAVEIKIDGMKCEGCATTVKERFESIEGVTNVTVDREAKKAVVDSSRPIEELEFSNALAETKFTVVK; translated from the coding sequence ATGGCAGTAGAAATAAAAATTGATGGTATGAAGTGCGAGGGTTGCGCAACAACTGTTAAAGAACGGTTTGAATCAATTGAAGGTGTCACAAACGTTACAGTTGATCGCGAAGCCAAAAAAGCAGTAGTTGATAGCTCTAGACCAATTGAAGAGCTAGAATTCTCAAATGCATTAGCAGAAACCAAGTTTACGGTCGTTAAATAA
- a CDS encoding heavy metal translocating P-type ATPase, producing MKQETYNIEGMSCASCAQAVEKAAVKVAGVDQASVNLATEKLTVSSKHAIDFTQIERAITEAGYKAIEPLTTKVFDIEGMSCASCAQTVEKAVGKLVGEGYASVNLATEKLSVQYPADRISTKAIMDAVHESGYQAKEVIDTVDQDREKKQEHIKGMWRRFWLSAIFTIPLFYISMGHMIGLPIPSVIDPMHHATAFAVIQFILTLPVMIIGKKFFTSGFKALVKGHPNMDSLVSLGTSAAFLYSVYATVRIFNGEADFAMALYYESAAVILTLITLGKYFEAVSKGKTSEAIKTLMGLAPKTARVMREGKEVEIPIDAVEVGDQLVVRPGEKIAVDGVIVEGRTSIDEAMLTGESLPVEKQVGDQVIGASINQNGTITYEATKVGKDTVLSQIITLVENAQGSKAPIAKMADKISGIFVPIVIGLAILSGLAWYFLGQESWVFALTITISVLVIACPCALGLATPTAIMVGTGKGAENGVLIKSGEALETTHSIQTVVLDKTGTITEGKPKVTDIITLADLSENDLLGLAASAEVGSEHPLGEAIVREALNRQLTLEKTSHFQAIPGHGISVSIEEKTVLLGNLKLMSDNQIELGHLETSAHQLASQGKTPMYLALDNEIQGIVAVADTLKVNSKEAVRTLQQMGLEVVMMTGDNKQTAEAIAREVGIKRVLSDVLPEDKAFHVSELQKEGKKVAMVGDGINDAPALAQADIGMAIGSGTDVAIESADIVLMHSDLTDVPTAIELSRATIKNIKENLFWAFAYNVLGIPVAMGLLHIFGGPLLNPMIAGAAMSFSSVSVLLNALRLKRFKAKK from the coding sequence ATGAAACAAGAGACTTATAATATAGAAGGAATGTCTTGTGCGAGTTGCGCTCAGGCAGTAGAAAAAGCTGCAGTTAAAGTGGCAGGGGTTGATCAAGCCTCTGTTAACTTAGCAACTGAAAAACTAACTGTTTCTTCAAAACATGCTATTGATTTTACCCAAATTGAGCGAGCGATAACTGAAGCTGGTTATAAAGCTATCGAACCGCTGACAACTAAAGTATTTGATATAGAAGGAATGTCCTGTGCTAGCTGTGCCCAGACCGTAGAAAAGGCAGTTGGGAAATTAGTTGGAGAAGGCTATGCTTCTGTTAACTTAGCCACAGAAAAATTATCAGTTCAATATCCGGCTGATCGTATTTCTACAAAGGCGATTATGGATGCAGTTCATGAATCAGGTTACCAAGCGAAGGAAGTTATCGATACGGTTGATCAAGATCGTGAAAAGAAACAAGAACATATTAAAGGAATGTGGCGGCGATTTTGGTTATCAGCCATCTTTACCATTCCATTATTCTATATTTCAATGGGACATATGATTGGGTTACCTATTCCAAGTGTGATTGATCCCATGCATCATGCTACGGCATTCGCAGTCATTCAATTTATTTTAACTCTGCCTGTTATGATAATCGGTAAAAAATTCTTTACATCAGGATTCAAGGCCCTTGTTAAGGGACATCCTAATATGGATTCTCTCGTTTCACTAGGAACAAGTGCTGCCTTTCTTTATAGTGTATATGCGACTGTTCGTATTTTTAATGGTGAAGCAGATTTTGCGATGGCACTCTATTATGAGTCGGCAGCTGTTATCTTGACTCTCATTACACTCGGAAAATATTTTGAAGCAGTATCCAAAGGTAAAACATCTGAAGCTATAAAAACGCTGATGGGATTAGCTCCTAAAACAGCTCGAGTTATGAGAGAAGGTAAGGAAGTTGAGATTCCAATAGATGCTGTAGAAGTAGGCGATCAGCTTGTAGTAAGACCAGGAGAAAAAATCGCTGTGGACGGTGTGATTGTAGAAGGAAGAACGTCTATTGACGAAGCTATGTTGACTGGGGAAAGTCTACCTGTTGAGAAGCAAGTAGGCGATCAGGTTATTGGGGCATCGATTAATCAAAATGGAACCATCACTTATGAAGCAACTAAGGTTGGAAAAGACACAGTGCTATCTCAAATCATTACGCTTGTTGAAAATGCTCAAGGTTCAAAAGCTCCCATTGCTAAAATGGCTGATAAAATTTCAGGAATATTTGTTCCTATTGTCATCGGATTAGCAATTTTATCTGGCTTAGCTTGGTATTTCTTAGGCCAAGAATCTTGGGTTTTTGCATTGACCATTACTATTTCTGTATTAGTTATTGCCTGTCCATGTGCACTAGGGCTTGCAACGCCAACAGCGATTATGGTTGGAACAGGAAAGGGTGCTGAGAATGGCGTGTTGATTAAAAGTGGTGAAGCACTCGAAACAACACACAGTATTCAAACCGTTGTTCTCGATAAAACGGGAACAATCACAGAAGGTAAGCCCAAAGTAACGGATATCATCACTTTAGCAGATTTATCAGAGAATGATTTATTAGGCCTCGCTGCATCAGCAGAAGTTGGATCGGAACATCCTTTAGGGGAAGCTATTGTGAGGGAAGCCTTAAACCGTCAACTAACTTTAGAAAAAACAAGTCATTTTCAGGCAATTCCGGGTCATGGTATCAGTGTTTCTATAGAAGAAAAAACAGTTCTACTCGGAAACTTAAAACTGATGAGTGATAACCAGATCGAGTTAGGCCACTTAGAGACGTCTGCTCATCAACTAGCCTCACAAGGAAAAACACCGATGTATTTAGCGTTAGATAATGAAATTCAAGGCATTGTTGCTGTTGCAGATACTTTAAAAGTGAACAGCAAAGAGGCTGTTCGAACTTTACAACAAATGGGACTTGAAGTTGTCATGATGACAGGCGATAATAAACAAACAGCAGAAGCAATTGCAAGAGAAGTCGGTATCAAGCGTGTATTAAGCGATGTTTTACCAGAAGATAAAGCCTTCCATGTCAGTGAATTACAAAAAGAAGGCAAAAAAGTTGCGATGGTCGGAGATGGTATTAATGATGCCCCAGCTCTGGCACAGGCAGATATTGGTATGGCAATTGGAAGTGGGACGGATGTTGCAATTGAGTCAGCAGATATTGTTCTGATGCACAGTGATTTAACAGATGTACCAACCGCAATTGAATTAAGCCGAGCAACTATTAAAAATATCAAGGAAAACTTATTCTGGGCCTTTGCCTATAATGTGTTAGGGATTCCAGTTGCTATGGGGTTATTACATATTTTTGGTGGCCCGTTACTTAATCCGATGATTGCTGGAGCGGCGATGAGCTTCAGCTCTGTTTCAGTATTACTCAATGCATTGCGTTTGAAACGATTTAAAGCTAAGAAATAA
- a CDS encoding CopY/TcrY family copper transport repressor — protein sequence MQQAIESKISDAEWEIMRVIWTNQPVTSRFISNVLMEKMSWKAATIKTLIGRLVDKGVVSTEQEGNKYLYSAIQTEEESIQSMTSAVLNHICSTKVGHVLANLVEDSQLSQADLDKLATIIQEKRQTAPSSVACNCIPGQCHC from the coding sequence ATGCAACAAGCAATTGAAAGCAAAATATCTGATGCAGAGTGGGAAATTATGCGAGTGATTTGGACAAACCAACCTGTAACGAGTCGTTTTATTAGCAATGTATTAATGGAAAAAATGAGTTGGAAAGCTGCAACAATAAAAACATTAATTGGACGTCTAGTGGATAAAGGCGTTGTTTCTACTGAACAAGAAGGTAATAAATATCTTTACTCAGCAATCCAAACTGAAGAAGAAAGTATTCAGTCAATGACCTCAGCTGTTCTTAATCATATTTGTTCAACAAAGGTAGGACATGTATTAGCTAATTTGGTGGAAGACTCTCAACTGAGTCAAGCAGATTTAGACAAACTAGCTACTATTATTCAAGAAAAACGACAGACAGCGCCATCTTCTGTTGCCTGTAACTGTATACCCGGCCAGTGCCACTGTTAA
- a CDS encoding Cof-type HAD-IIB family hydrolase, protein MAVKLIAVDMDGTFLNSEKEYNRERFSKLFTQMKEKNVRFVCASGNQFPQLKYYLEDYHDQMTFIAENGAYIIENGKELDSALISMDVVSHAIHTLREYGNVPFILCGKNGAYVHTDIPSDYYKMFQKYFRNLVQVTNFDNINDDIFKFATAFPEEEVPKVLDYLHGELNGDLIPVASGFGFVDLIQPGMHKGRGIRILQEKWGITKEESAAFGDSPNDIEMLTEVGHSFVMSNGHPDVKAVSKTEIGSNETESLLDTIEELLN, encoded by the coding sequence ATGGCAGTAAAATTAATTGCAGTAGATATGGACGGTACCTTTTTAAATTCAGAAAAAGAATATAATAGAGAACGGTTTTCAAAACTGTTTACTCAAATGAAAGAAAAAAACGTTCGCTTTGTATGTGCGAGCGGTAATCAGTTTCCCCAATTAAAATATTATTTAGAAGACTACCATGATCAAATGACTTTTATCGCAGAAAATGGTGCTTATATTATTGAAAATGGGAAAGAATTAGATAGTGCTCTTATCTCGATGGACGTGGTTAGTCATGCGATACACACACTTAGAGAGTATGGAAACGTGCCGTTTATCTTATGTGGTAAAAATGGTGCCTATGTTCATACCGATATTCCTAGTGATTACTATAAAATGTTCCAAAAATATTTCCGTAACCTTGTTCAAGTTACTAACTTTGATAATATTAACGATGATATTTTTAAATTTGCTACAGCATTTCCAGAAGAAGAAGTTCCTAAAGTACTAGATTATTTACATGGTGAACTAAATGGTGATTTAATCCCAGTAGCGAGTGGCTTTGGTTTTGTTGATTTGATTCAACCAGGTATGCATAAAGGGCGTGGGATCCGTATCCTTCAAGAAAAATGGGGTATCACAAAGGAAGAATCAGCTGCTTTTGGAGATAGCCCAAATGATATTGAAATGCTAACAGAAGTTGGTCATAGCTTTGTTATGTCAAATGGCCATCCTGATGTGAAGGCCGTATCAAAAACTGAAATTGGCAGTAATGAAACAGAAAGCTTGTTAGACACAATAGAAGAACTTTTAAACTAG
- a CDS encoding AbgT family transporter — MIGDTLKKLIRSVPTRLLTAVVVLAGIVSNIASDAGYVVVIPLGAIVFAGAGRHPIAGLAAAFAGVSGGFSANLIIGPTDALLTGITNAALESANIDYSMSVTGNWYFMIASTVILTIVGTWVTTKIIEPRLGQYNGEYMPDDEPLTELENKGLRRAGIALLIFIVIMAVMLIPENGALRALDEASGQMTMDYFLSNGLIFAIFFLFAIPGLVYGMTIGKIKSSHDFVESMTESMKSMGSYIVLAFFAAQFINYFSYTNLGTILSVEGAEFLENIGFKGLPLIISFIVLAAFLDLFMGSASAKWAIMAPIFVPMMFNLGLTPELTQIAYRIADSVVNIITPLMSYFAMILVFMKRYDKRSGLGTLISTMLPYSIAFFISWVLLLVIWYFTSIPIGPDAYMHFR; from the coding sequence TTGATTGGTGATACACTGAAAAAACTAATCCGTTCTGTTCCTACTCGTTTGCTGACAGCAGTTGTTGTGTTAGCAGGTATTGTTTCTAATATTGCATCAGATGCTGGTTATGTGGTTGTTATCCCACTAGGTGCCATTGTATTTGCTGGTGCTGGACGCCATCCGATTGCTGGTTTGGCTGCTGCTTTCGCTGGAGTTTCTGGTGGATTTTCCGCTAACTTGATAATTGGACCGACAGATGCCCTTTTAACAGGAATTACGAATGCTGCTTTAGAAAGTGCTAATATTGATTACAGCATGTCTGTTACAGGTAACTGGTATTTTATGATTGCTTCTACAGTTATTTTAACGATTGTTGGTACATGGGTCACAACGAAAATTATTGAACCTCGTTTAGGTCAATATAATGGTGAGTATATGCCTGATGATGAGCCGTTAACTGAATTAGAAAATAAAGGTCTTCGCCGCGCCGGTATAGCATTACTTATTTTCATTGTCATTATGGCTGTCATGCTGATTCCTGAAAATGGTGCACTACGCGCATTGGATGAAGCAAGTGGACAAATGACAATGGACTATTTCTTAAGTAATGGCCTCATTTTCGCTATCTTTTTCCTATTTGCTATTCCAGGTCTTGTTTATGGTATGACAATTGGGAAAATTAAGAGCAGTCACGACTTCGTCGAGAGTATGACAGAATCAATGAAATCAATGGGATCTTATATTGTTTTGGCATTCTTTGCTGCTCAGTTTATTAATTACTTCTCATATACTAATTTAGGAACGATTCTATCTGTTGAAGGTGCTGAGTTTCTTGAGAACATCGGCTTTAAAGGATTACCTTTAATTATTTCATTTATTGTTCTAGCAGCATTTCTTGATTTATTTATGGGATCTGCTTCAGCTAAATGGGCAATTATGGCTCCTATCTTTGTGCCAATGATGTTCAACTTAGGATTAACACCTGAATTAACACAGATTGCCTATCGTATTGCTGACTCAGTTGTAAACATCATTACGCCACTGATGAGTTACTTCGCAATGATTTTAGTCTTTATGAAACGTTATGATAAACGCAGTGGATTAGGAACGTTGATTTCTACTATGTTACCTTATTCAATTGCTTTCTTTATTTCATGGGTTCTTTTACTAGTTATTTGGTACTTCACAAGTATTCCAATAGGACCAGACGCTTACATGCATTTTAGATAA
- a CDS encoding deoxynucleoside kinase, translated as MSVIVLAGMIGAGKSTYTEFIAREMGTQAFYESVDHNPILDKFYENQEKWAFSLQIFFLNARFRSIKAALSDNNNVLDRSIYEDALFTKVNHLQGNISVEEMDIYNDLLDNMMEELDGIPKKAPDLLIYLDGSFEMILERIKKRGRDFEQIDDNPDLLAYYRLLYDNYEQWYQDYDYSAKIKLSIDQYDIVERMEDKQAVLDIIENALAEARSTEAMAAFTAK; from the coding sequence ATGAGTGTGATCGTTTTGGCAGGTATGATTGGAGCAGGTAAATCAACCTATACAGAATTCATAGCAAGAGAAATGGGGACACAAGCGTTTTATGAGAGTGTTGACCATAATCCAATTTTAGATAAATTTTATGAAAACCAAGAAAAATGGGCTTTTAGCCTACAAATCTTCTTTTTAAATGCACGCTTTAGAAGCATTAAAGCCGCTCTAAGCGACAATAATAATGTTCTGGACCGTTCCATTTATGAAGATGCCTTGTTTACTAAGGTGAATCATTTACAAGGAAACATTTCTGTTGAAGAAATGGATATCTATAATGATCTCTTAGATAATATGATGGAAGAACTAGATGGTATTCCTAAAAAAGCGCCAGATTTGTTAATTTACTTGGATGGCTCATTTGAAATGATTTTAGAACGTATTAAAAAACGTGGTCGCGATTTCGAGCAAATTGATGATAATCCAGATTTACTTGCTTATTATCGTTTACTTTATGATAACTATGAGCAATGGTATCAAGATTATGACTACAGTGCGAAAATTAAATTATCAATTGATCAATACGATATTGTTGAACGTATGGAAGACAAACAGGCCGTATTAGACATTATTGAAAATGCATTAGCTGAAGCACGCTCGACAGAAGCGATGGCTGCTTTCACAGCAAAATAA
- a CDS encoding ABC transporter substrate-binding protein, translating into MKKKLLPFIATAAMVLAACSVQTEGDANQTSGNTDSSATVDVAEKTTIEILGTSANETDMNIVRDQLIKNGFDVKLNTQPDYASFTAQKEAGNYDLAISSWTTVTGNPDYAVRSLFITGGDYSIMSNPDVDALINQAALETPEEYVSTYKELEDVLVTENAYIVPLYTSLKAQAFNKNVLQADSIRLSKSRAFAWEPVSFVDESLNDTDTLLLTQTMGNLTSLDPIKGNDGSINQLNTNMYVRLVNLTDDDKVVSDGSLSYSHAIAEGNSDYYFVLRDDINFAKVENNQAVDTGELVSGQDVIFSLNRAKDANSVPDHRTYSLHEHINTVELVTDLSELESAQLSDGSATILEALEADLPAGLTEAVEAVDQVDNAAGRYQVLKLTTTEPFPQVLNYLAHQSAGIVSEKQVTAINTYDVASYDVNTDIAYGDQRAVTEGATYDNHLYTSGPYTMIQKNDYEAVFQKNPAYMTGTEHEANIANVTVRFIADLDSALSSLRSGEIHLLYGLDETKYDIVEGEEALALQSIPSNGVAYMLFNTSGRDVSDSADLRKAVLYAINQDEINAAYAGNKLKAYSTVSPLVETGNELVADPAKVEEFYQNYVDSAE; encoded by the coding sequence ATGAAGAAAAAATTACTACCTTTTATTGCAACTGCTGCTATGGTATTGGCAGCTTGCTCGGTTCAAACTGAAGGCGATGCGAATCAAACATCTGGTAATACAGACAGTTCTGCAACAGTCGATGTTGCCGAAAAAACAACGATTGAAATTTTAGGAACAAGTGCAAATGAAACGGATATGAACATTGTTCGTGATCAACTGATTAAAAATGGCTTTGATGTCAAATTAAATACCCAACCTGATTATGCGAGCTTTACCGCTCAAAAAGAAGCAGGTAACTATGATCTAGCTATTTCGAGCTGGACAACAGTAACAGGTAACCCTGACTATGCGGTTCGTTCACTATTTATTACAGGTGGGGACTATAGTATTATGTCAAACCCTGATGTCGATGCTTTAATTAATCAAGCAGCTCTTGAAACACCAGAAGAGTATGTATCAACTTATAAAGAGTTGGAAGATGTTTTAGTAACGGAGAATGCTTATATCGTTCCCTTGTATACGTCTTTAAAAGCACAAGCTTTTAATAAAAATGTCTTACAAGCAGATTCTATTCGTCTATCGAAATCACGTGCATTTGCTTGGGAACCAGTTTCTTTTGTTGACGAGTCCCTAAATGACACGGATACGTTGCTATTAACGCAAACAATGGGGAACTTAACATCACTTGACCCAATTAAAGGAAATGATGGTTCAATCAACCAATTAAATACGAATATGTATGTGCGTTTAGTGAACTTAACAGATGACGATAAGGTTGTTTCTGACGGTTCATTATCATACAGCCATGCGATTGCTGAAGGTAATTCAGACTATTACTTTGTGTTAAGAGATGATATTAACTTTGCAAAAGTAGAAAACAATCAAGCTGTCGATACAGGTGAATTAGTTAGCGGACAAGATGTTATCTTCTCACTAAACCGTGCTAAAGATGCAAATTCAGTCCCTGACCACCGTACATACTCATTGCACGAACATATTAATACTGTAGAATTGGTAACCGATTTAAGCGAATTAGAATCAGCTCAACTATCTGATGGTTCAGCAACCATTCTTGAAGCTTTGGAAGCTGATTTACCTGCTGGTTTAACTGAAGCAGTTGAAGCAGTAGACCAAGTGGATAATGCAGCAGGTCGTTACCAAGTGCTTAAGTTGACAACAACAGAGCCTTTCCCACAAGTATTAAACTACCTAGCTCACCAATCAGCAGGTATTGTTTCTGAGAAACAAGTGACAGCAATCAATACGTATGATGTAGCAAGCTACGATGTGAATACAGATATTGCTTACGGTGATCAACGTGCTGTAACAGAAGGCGCAACTTACGATAACCACCTTTATACAAGTGGTCCATATACGATGATTCAAAAGAATGACTACGAAGCTGTTTTCCAAAAAAATCCAGCTTACATGACAGGAACAGAGCACGAAGCTAATATTGCTAACGTCACTGTTCGCTTTATTGCCGATTTAGATAGTGCGCTATCTTCATTACGTTCTGGTGAAATCCACTTATTGTACGGATTGGATGAAACGAAATATGATATCGTAGAAGGCGAAGAAGCTCTAGCACTTCAAAGTATTCCAAGTAACGGTGTAGCTTATATGTTATTTAATACAAGTGGCCGTGACGTTTCTGACAGTGCTGACTTGCGTAAGGCAGTTTTATATGCGATTAACCAAGATGAAATTAACGCAGCATACGCTGGTAACAAACTAAAAGCTTACTCAACTGTTAGTCCATTAGTTGAAACAGGAAATGAATTAGTAGCTGATCCAGCTAAAGTAGAAGAATTCTACCAAAACTATGTAGATTCAGCAGAATAA